AACACGGAAGTTAAGCCCTCCAGAGCCGATGGTACTTCGCGGGAAACCGCGCGGGAGAGTAGGTCGCTGCCGGATTCTTTTTGAGAACCCCCGTTGCCCTCGTGGCAACGGGGGTTTTCTTTTTTCTGCGTCCTGCCTCGGGACGCGGACACGGGAGGCGTGGTTTCCCGCCGTCTCCCGGGCCTGGGCCTGACACCTGTGAGGCCACCGCGGCGCTACGGGACTCGCAGCACCACCTTGCCTGCCGTGCCCCGGCCCTCCAGCTGGCGGTGGGCCTCGGCGGCTTCGGCCAGGTCGAGCACCAGTCCCGCTCGCACCTGCAGCCGTCCTTCGGCCAGCTCCCGCCCCAGGGTCTCGCGTGCCTGGCGTTGCAGCGCGGGCGGGTGTCGGGTGTGCAGCCAGTAGGCGCTCACCTTCAAGGACTTCTCATAGAGCGCCTCCACGTCCACCGGGGGCGGTGCGCCACTCGCGCTGCCGTAGCTCACCAGGTGGCCGAAAGGCGCCAGGGCTTCGAGGCTGCTCTTCCAGGTGCTTGCTCCCACCGAGTCGAGCACCAGCTCCACGCCCTGTCCTCCCGTCAGCGCGCGGACCTGTTCCGCGACGTCACCTTCGCCATACAGGAGGACTTCGTCTGCCCCGAGCTCCCGTGCGAGCCGGGCCTTCGCCTCCGTCGACACCGTTCCCAGCACCCTCGCTCCCGCAGCCTTCGCGAGCTGGATTGCCAGCAGGCCGACTCCGCCCGCGGCCGCGTGGATGAGGACGGACTGTCTCTCCGTCACCCGGCCCACCGTGTGGACGAGGTGCCAGGCCGTGAGCCCCTGGACGAGGAGTCCCGCGGCTTCCTCGAAGGAAACGCGCTCCGGAAGCGCCAGCAACTCCTGCTCCGGCGCCGTCACGAGCTCCGCGTAGCTTTGCTTCGCCAGCGCCACCACCCGGCGACCGACCCAGCTCGCGTCGACGCCCGCGCCCACGGACTCCACCACTCCCGCCGCTTCGCTTCCGAGGATTCGGGGCAGCGGCACCTTGGAGTCGTAGAGCCCCCGACGGCGCTCCGTGTCCGCGAAGTTCACTCCCGCGGCCCGGACCCGGATGCGCACCTCTCCGGGGCCTGCCACCGGCTCGGGGACTTCCTCGAGCCGGAGAACCTCGGGCCCGCCCACCTGGTGATAGCGAATGGCTTTCATGCGGCGTCTCCTTGACGTCCCGCTGTCTAATCGCGCCCTGTCACGCTCGCCCACCTCGTGAACTGCGCGGTGGCGGCCGTTGCGCGTGGCGCGCCTCCGGGCCTCGTCTCACTGGGACTCCAGCGCTTCGTCCGCTGGGAGTGTCCCCCTTCCGCTGAGACTGACTGTGTCCGAGGGAACTTCGTGTTTCACACGTGCTGAAGCCACTGTGTGACTGGCCTGCCTGCTCGCGGCTTGATTGAGTGGCGTTCCCCCTTACTGAGGAGCCTCTCGCATGAAGCTGCTTCGTCCCTGCCTCGGTGCGCTGTTCGCGGTCGGCCTGTTCTTCGCCCCTACGACTTCCGAGGCCGCTGGCGTCCGCGTCGGGCTCGGAGCCGACTACTGGATTGATGACAGCGCCGCGTTCAACTTCACGCTCGGTGTGGAGACGCGCATCACGGGCCCGCTGTCCGTCGGTGCCCGGTTTGGCGCCGCGCTCATCACGGATGGAAATGACGTCGGCATCCCGCTCGACATCATCCTGCGCGCCAACCTCGCCCGGAACCGCATCTACATCGAGGGCATGGCCGGCCCCTGGCTTGTCTTCGGCCGAGGGGACGACGACGTGTTCCGCGCTCACGCGGCCTTCGGCTTCGGCCTCCAGGGCAAGGCGGCAAGCATCGGCATCGAGGTGGGCTACCTCAGCCCCAACCCCATCATCGGCCTGCGCCTGGGCTACAAGTTCTGAGCCTCAGTAGTGGGGTGGACGCTCCTGCTGCCGGGCGTCCACCAGGCCCGGGTCTCCCGCGAGCTTCTGCTTGAGCACCTCCATCTCCGCACGCAGCGCGGAGAGGACCTTCTGCTGGTCGTACAGCACGTCGCTCAGCTCCTGCAGCAGGTCCTGCTGCTGCATGTAGCGGAGTTCCAGCTCGGCAATGCGCTTCTCGTCCATGGCTGGTTACCCTTAACGCGGAGCGGCCCTCCACGTCCCCTCCCGGCCGCCGATTCGTCCAGGTCATGAACGTCCAGGAATACATCCAGCGCTCCCGAGAGCTCCTCGCCCGGGGGCAGCCCGAGCTGGCGGAGTCCGCCCTCAGCGACGCCATCGACGCCGCCGTCGCGGCCGAGGACCTCATATTGCTCACCCGCGCCCGCTTCGCGCTCGGAGAGCTGCTCTTCCATCAGGGGCGCGACGACGAGGCGCTCCCCTACCTGCAGGCCGTCGTCCGCACCGAGCGGGTGGATGGCTCCGTGGACGCCGAGGTGAAGGCCTCCGCGAAGATGCTCCGTCAGCTTCGCGGCACCGAGCCTCGCTGACGCGGGCTCCACCTCAGGGGATGCTGCACGACTGGCGGATGAGCTCCGGCTTGCCGGAGAAGCGCCGCTCCAGGTCCATCCGCGTCAGCCGGGCGTCGTTGATGCGCCCGCCCTCGAGCTGCATCGCGCACAGCGCCGCCAGGGCCTTGGGGTCCTCCAAATCCAGCCGGTCCGCCTGGCGCAGCGCCTCTTCCGCCGCCTCGACGTTTCCCAGCCGGAACCACGCGAGCCCGAGCTCGAAATAGCCGACGCCCAGCCTCGGGTCCTCCTCTACCGCCTTTCGGAAGAGCTTCACTGCCTCCGCGTCCCGGCCCTCGCGCGTCCATACCCGGCCCTGCTCCACCAGTAGCCTGGAGCGCGGCAGCCGCCCCTGGAGCCCGTTCAGCACGGACCTCGCCTCGTCCCCTCGCTTCGCGGCGCTCAGCAGCCTCACGTAGCGCAGGGCCACCAGGGGGTCCGCCGGTGCCTTGACGTACGCTCGCCGCAGCGACTCGGCCGCTCCCTGCACGTCGCCGTCCTTCTCCTGCAGGTCCGCCCGGAGCAGGTCCGGCCGGGCGTCTCCTGGAGCCACCTGCGTCGCGCGCTCCAGTGAGGTGCTCACACACCGGTCCATCCGCTCCACGTCGCAGATGCGCGCGAGCAGAAGCTGGTTCTCCACAGCGCGCGGGTCCCTTCGCTCCGCCTCCTTTGCCAGCTCGCGGGCCTCGGCCGGAGCACCTTCGAGCAGCAGCTCCGCGGCCTCACGCAACTCCGCGGGCGTGGCCTTCGGGTGCTCTCGCAGCGGCATCAGGAAGCGCACCCGCTCCTCGGCGGTCGTCGCCACGCGGGCGATGGCCAGCTCCTGCTCCGGCATGTTCCGAGGCAGGAAGAGGGGAATGAGGTGGATGAGCAGGGCGACGATGCATATCGCCAGCAATCGACGCAGCCCCCGGTCCAGTCGACGCCAGCGCCGCGCGATCGGCCCTCGCGATTCGGCCCCTGCCGTCACCGACGAAGGGTCCACGCGCTCCTCCTGCTGCCGCTCTTCCAGCCCCACTTCCATGCCTCCCCGAAGAGGACGCCGCCACTGCTTCCCGTGCGTGCCACGTCTATACCGCTCGTAGCCGGGGCCGCAGCCCGGAAGGAAGCTCCAGGCCGCAGCTCCAGCACAGCTCGAAGTTGCCCGGGTTCTCCTCACGACAGCGGGGGCAGTCCACGCTGCGCTCCGCCGCCTCCTGGTTCTCCCGCAGCTCCGCGAGCAGCCCCCGGGCCTGCTCCACGTCGGGCGGCCAGAGCCAGAGCTCCACCCACGTCTCTCCGCTCGGAATCTCTCCGCTCAGCGGAGCGAGCGATTCGCCGCGCACCTCCACCGACACGCCTGTGGCCTCGAGTGCTCCCGCCAGCAGCCGCGCTTCTCCCACCGTGCGATGCACGGAGAACTGCACGCGCCTCATCCCCCTCTCTTCACAGAACACCGCGCCCCCGGCAACCCCACCTGGACCTACGTCCTGGCCCGCCCGCTAGCGCTTCGAGCGCGCCGTGTCCGGCGCCCGGGACGTACGCCGCGGTCATTCCTCCTCGCGCAGCTCGTGCGGCCAGACGACGTGCGCATGCCTGGGCGCACGCGCGTGAAGCTCGGACGTCAGCAGGGCATCCAGCTCCGCGAGCAGCGTGTCGTACGCGGGGCCCGCTCCACGCGCGGGGAGCCGCTTCGTGGCCAGTCGCACGCGGGGGGACTCCTCGTCCTCGAAGGCCAGCGTCACGGCCAGCCCGTCGTCCAGCCCGCCCGACTGGGGCACCAGGACGGCGGGCACCGGGCCACGTCCGGCCTCTTCGAGCAGCGGGCCCAGCTTCTGGACCTCGTCCGCGGTCAGGGCGCGCTCGGTCACCACCTCGCCCTGCTCCAGCACCTTCAGCAGCTTGAGCCCTTCCAGCCGCAGCGCCTGGGCTCCGGTGTTCGTCCGCCCGCTGCGTTCATAAGTCACCATCCTCACGCGTCCATCACCTCCTCGGGCAGGAGGTAGGCACCCCGGCTCGCGGCGGCATCCCGGTCCGCTCCCGCCTCGTCGCGCAGGCCTCGGGCGGGCGTGCGTTTCCCGACACCGCGCGGGCCCTCCGGCCGAGTGTCCCGCCCGAGCGTCCTTCCTACTTTGCGGCCCTCCCCTGGCACTTACGCCAGGGGCTCCCGAGGTAGGTCCATGAGCAAGGACAGCGGCAAGACCCCCAACCCCAACGATCAGCGCTCCGACACCAAGAATCCCAACAACCCTGCGCAGAAGGCCTCGCAGGACAACCGCTCCAACCAGATGAACCCGAACCGGCACCAGCAGAACACCCCGCAGGACGGCAACAGCTCCTCGCCGAACACGGGGAACTCGTCGGGCTCGGGCGGCAACCAGCGCAAGAGCTAGCGCCTGGCGCTTCCGCAGCACCTCCAGGACCGGGGAGGGTCGGCCCCAGGTCCTGGCTCGCTGGCGCGGTGAGGCCTCGCGGCGCTCCCTGCCGCGCTCATCGCGCCAGCGCGGTTCCGTCGTCCCGGGTCAGCGCGACTTGGGGGAGCACTCGCCTTCGCCGCGGTAGTGGCCCACCGTCCGCACCAGCGCCGTGACGAAGTCGCGCAGGTTGCGCACGCCACCCACGCCGCCCGTGCCGTACTGGCCCGACGGCAGCTCCGTCAGGTCCACCGCCTCCAGCTCCTCCAGCAGGATTTCCCCATCCGCACCGGCGATGCCCAGCTTGTCCGCCGCCGCCAGCGCGTCGAAGCGCATCTTCGCGTCCGGCGACTGGAGGTCGTCGAAGAAGAGGTGGTCGCCGTGCATGGTCAGCTCCACCGTCTCCTCTCCTCCGTCCGGCACCGTCACGCCCTCGCCCAGGTCGGGATTCTCACAGCGCTCGTACAGGGTGTTCGTGGGGAAACCCCAGGCGAAGCGCTTCGTCACCGAGCCCTTCGTCGCCGTGCCCTCCACGTAGACGGAGTAGCCCTCCGTCTTCATCAGCGCCACGTCCTGCGCGTCCGCGTTGGCGGCCACCGCCTCCGGCCAGGGAGCAATCGCATAGCTGACGTGGTCCCAGTCCTTCGACGGCAGGTCCGTGAAGGTCTCCACCACCACCGGCCCGGGCTTGTGCACGTCGAACACCTTCGCCTGGCCCTGCTGCGCGGCGGTCTCGTCCTGCGTGGCCACCTTCACCTCGCCCAGCATCACCAGGAACTTGCCGTACTTCACCGTCCAGCCGTCCACGAAGCCAGCCCCGCCTCCGACGGCCGCGGGGATTTCCTTCTCGATGTAGTCCTCTCCGTACGTGGTGAAGGTGACGGTGCCCTTGCCCTCACCGCAAGCGGCCAGCCCGAGGAACGACAGTCCCAGCATCCAGTTCTTCATTGCGCGGCTCCTTCTTCCCACGTCACGACGTAGGTGGTGGTGTCTTCCACGCCGCGCACCAGCGCATTCTGCGCCTGGCTGCCAGCGGGGAAGGTGTAG
The sequence above is drawn from the Pyxidicoccus trucidator genome and encodes:
- a CDS encoding tetratricopeptide repeat protein, coding for MEVGLEERQQEERVDPSSVTAGAESRGPIARRWRRLDRGLRRLLAICIVALLIHLIPLFLPRNMPEQELAIARVATTAEERVRFLMPLREHPKATPAELREAAELLLEGAPAEARELAKEAERRDPRAVENQLLLARICDVERMDRCVSTSLERATQVAPGDARPDLLRADLQEKDGDVQGAAESLRRAYVKAPADPLVALRYVRLLSAAKRGDEARSVLNGLQGRLPRSRLLVEQGRVWTREGRDAEAVKLFRKAVEEDPRLGVGYFELGLAWFRLGNVEAAEEALRQADRLDLEDPKALAALCAMQLEGGRINDARLTRMDLERRFSGKPELIRQSCSIP
- a CDS encoding quinone oxidoreductase family protein, whose translation is MKAIRYHQVGGPEVLRLEEVPEPVAGPGEVRIRVRAAGVNFADTERRRGLYDSKVPLPRILGSEAAGVVESVGAGVDASWVGRRVVALAKQSYAELVTAPEQELLALPERVSFEEAAGLLVQGLTAWHLVHTVGRVTERQSVLIHAAAGGVGLLAIQLAKAAGARVLGTVSTEAKARLARELGADEVLLYGEGDVAEQVRALTGGQGVELVLDSVGASTWKSSLEALAPFGHLVSYGSASGAPPPVDVEALYEKSLKVSAYWLHTRHPPALQRQARETLGRELAEGRLQVRAGLVLDLAEAAEAHRQLEGRGTAGKVVLRVP
- a CDS encoding DUF2007 domain-containing protein; translation: MRRVQFSVHRTVGEARLLAGALEATGVSVEVRGESLAPLSGEIPSGETWVELWLWPPDVEQARGLLAELRENQEAAERSVDCPRCREENPGNFELCWSCGLELPSGLRPRLRAV
- a CDS encoding SlyX family protein, whose protein sequence is MDEKRIAELELRYMQQQDLLQELSDVLYDQQKVLSALRAEMEVLKQKLAGDPGLVDARQQERPPHY